A stretch of Myxococcus hansupus DNA encodes these proteins:
- the glpK gene encoding glycerol kinase GlpK produces MPKAKYVLALDQGTTGTHVSILDTKLQVVGRSYKEFTQYFPKPSWVEHDLDEIWASSEWCIARALKDAGLHGRDIAAIGITNQRETTGLWMRDSGKPLSHAIVWQDRRTAEQCRRLKEKGVEPRVREVTGLVVDPYFSGTKLTWMFDHLKGARKKAEKGDVCFGTIDTWLVYKLTGGKAHVTDVSNASRTLLMDLKTLQWSDEMRALLSVPDACLPQIRGSAEVYGTTRGMRSLPDGIPVAGMAGDQQAALFGQACFEPGESKCTYGTGAFLLMNTGSEPVRSSAGLLTTVAWRLGGTGTTTYALEGSSFIAGAAVQWMRDGLKVIKRAPDIEALAASVQGSGDVVFVPALAGLGAPHWRPEARGLFAGIDRSTTVAHMARAVLEGIALQIHDLAEAMRRDSGRDIPVFKADGGAAANNLLMQFQADVLGVPLVRPRNLETTSLGAAFLGGLGAGIWDSPDAIRRAWKADKTFKPKMKADARERHLAKWKRAVERA; encoded by the coding sequence ATGCCGAAGGCGAAATACGTCCTGGCCCTGGACCAGGGCACCACGGGAACGCACGTTTCCATCCTCGACACGAAGCTGCAGGTGGTGGGCCGCTCCTACAAGGAGTTCACCCAATACTTTCCCAAGCCCTCCTGGGTGGAGCACGACCTGGATGAAATCTGGGCCAGCAGCGAGTGGTGTATCGCCCGTGCGTTGAAAGACGCGGGCCTGCACGGCCGGGACATCGCCGCCATCGGCATCACCAACCAGCGTGAGACGACGGGTCTGTGGATGCGCGACAGCGGCAAGCCCCTGTCCCACGCCATCGTCTGGCAGGACCGCCGCACCGCGGAGCAGTGCCGCCGGCTCAAGGAGAAGGGCGTGGAGCCGCGCGTGCGCGAGGTGACGGGGCTGGTGGTGGACCCGTACTTCTCCGGCACCAAGCTCACGTGGATGTTCGACCACCTGAAGGGCGCGCGGAAGAAGGCGGAGAAGGGCGACGTGTGCTTCGGCACCATCGACACGTGGCTCGTCTACAAGCTCACCGGCGGCAAGGCGCACGTCACCGACGTGTCCAACGCCAGCCGCACCCTGCTGATGGATTTGAAGACGCTCCAGTGGAGCGACGAGATGCGCGCGCTGCTGTCCGTCCCGGACGCGTGCCTGCCGCAGATTCGCGGCTCCGCGGAGGTGTATGGCACCACGCGCGGCATGCGCAGCCTGCCGGACGGCATCCCCGTGGCGGGCATGGCGGGAGACCAGCAAGCGGCCCTCTTCGGACAGGCCTGCTTCGAGCCCGGTGAATCCAAGTGCACCTATGGCACCGGGGCCTTCCTGCTGATGAACACCGGCTCGGAGCCGGTGCGCTCGTCCGCGGGCCTGCTCACCACCGTGGCGTGGCGACTGGGCGGCACCGGCACCACCACCTACGCGCTGGAGGGCAGCAGCTTCATCGCTGGCGCCGCGGTGCAGTGGATGCGTGACGGGCTCAAGGTCATCAAGCGCGCGCCGGACATCGAGGCGCTGGCCGCCAGCGTGCAGGGCTCTGGCGACGTCGTCTTCGTGCCCGCCCTGGCGGGACTGGGCGCGCCGCACTGGCGTCCGGAGGCACGCGGCCTGTTCGCCGGCATCGACCGCTCCACCACCGTGGCCCACATGGCGCGCGCGGTACTGGAGGGCATCGCGCTCCAGATTCACGACCTGGCGGAGGCCATGCGCCGCGACAGCGGGCGGGACATCCCCGTGTTCAAGGCGGACGGCGGGGCCGCGGCCAACAACCTGCTCATGCAGTTCCAGGCGGACGTGCTGGGCGTGCCGCTGGTGCGCCCGCGCAACCTGGAGACGACGAGCCTGGGCGCGGCCTTCCTCGGCGGCCTGGGCGCCGGCATCTGGGACAGCCCGGACGCCATCCGCCGCGCGTGGAAGGCGGACAAGACCTTCAAGCCGAAGATGAAGGCGGATGCCCGCGAGCGGCACCTGGCCAAATGGAAGCGGGCCGTGGAGCGCGCGTGA
- a CDS encoding 4a-hydroxytetrahydrobiopterin dehydratase, translating into MAPNLTVLAPEALQSFLSQHPEWKHEGGMIRRTYEAPSFLAGIAFVEKVAQAAEKADHHPDIDIRWRKVTLALVTHDAGGLTARDTGLATEADRLFVEVARAQ; encoded by the coding sequence ATGGCTCCCAACCTCACCGTGCTCGCTCCCGAGGCGCTCCAGTCCTTCCTGTCCCAGCACCCCGAATGGAAGCACGAGGGCGGGATGATTCGCCGCACCTACGAGGCCCCCAGTTTCCTGGCCGGCATCGCCTTCGTGGAGAAAGTGGCGCAGGCGGCGGAGAAGGCGGACCACCACCCGGACATCGACATCCGGTGGCGGAAGGTGACGCTGGCGCTCGTCACGCATGACGCGGGGGGCCTCACCGCCCGGGACACCGGCCTGGCCACCGAGGCGGACCGCCTCTTCGTGGAGGTCGCGCGCGCGCAGTGA
- a CDS encoding lipocalin-like domain-containing protein: MSNGRGLLIGTAVVLVGLSAAVAFVTRERPLPALRQGGTLTVANAMSGSTEGYARAVEPRDFHFPEDHGPHPEFRTEWWYWTGNLETEDGRAFGYQFTLFRNALAPESAAPRDSAWGARQVYMGHFTVTDVAGGTFHASERFSRVALGLSGATTQPFKVWLEDWETASVDASSTWPLRLRAQTDDVALELLLEAGKTPVLHGERGLSQKSAERGNASYYYSMTRMPSRGTVRVGEKTYTVKGNSWMDREWSTSALGADQVGWDWFSLQLSDGSELMYYQLRHQDGTPDAFSSGLWVPPEGTGEPVHLRREDMRLTVLDTWPSPRSGGEYPSRWRMQVEKLGLDLTVKPRLADQELAVTVLYWEGTVGLEGSRQGQPITGRGYVELTGYADTQGPRRRESQARGTPDAAATQARP; this comes from the coding sequence ATGAGCAACGGCCGAGGACTCCTCATCGGAACGGCGGTGGTGCTGGTGGGACTGTCCGCCGCGGTGGCCTTCGTCACCCGCGAGCGCCCCCTGCCCGCGCTGCGCCAGGGCGGCACGCTCACGGTGGCCAACGCCATGAGCGGCAGCACGGAGGGCTACGCGCGCGCGGTGGAGCCCCGCGACTTCCACTTCCCCGAGGACCACGGGCCGCACCCGGAGTTCCGCACGGAGTGGTGGTACTGGACGGGAAATCTAGAGACGGAGGACGGGCGCGCCTTCGGCTACCAGTTCACCTTGTTCCGCAACGCGCTGGCGCCCGAGAGCGCCGCACCCCGGGACTCCGCCTGGGGCGCGCGGCAGGTGTACATGGGCCACTTCACCGTGACGGACGTGGCGGGTGGCACCTTCCATGCCTCGGAGCGGTTCAGCCGCGTGGCGCTGGGCCTGTCCGGCGCCACCACGCAGCCCTTCAAGGTGTGGCTGGAGGACTGGGAGACGGCCAGCGTGGACGCATCCTCCACGTGGCCCCTGCGGCTGCGCGCGCAGACCGATGACGTGGCGTTGGAGCTGCTGCTGGAAGCGGGCAAGACGCCGGTGCTCCACGGTGAGCGCGGCTTGAGCCAGAAGAGCGCGGAGCGTGGCAACGCGTCCTACTACTACTCGATGACGCGCATGCCCTCGCGCGGCACGGTGCGGGTGGGCGAGAAGACGTACACGGTGAAGGGCAACAGTTGGATGGACCGCGAGTGGAGCACCAGCGCGCTCGGCGCGGACCAGGTGGGCTGGGACTGGTTCTCGCTCCAGCTCTCCGACGGCAGCGAGCTGATGTACTACCAACTCCGTCACCAGGACGGCACGCCGGACGCATTCAGCTCCGGCCTGTGGGTGCCGCCCGAAGGCACGGGGGAGCCCGTCCACCTGCGCCGCGAGGACATGCGCCTCACCGTGCTGGACACGTGGCCGAGCCCGCGCAGCGGCGGTGAGTACCCGTCACGCTGGCGCATGCAGGTGGAGAAGCTGGGGTTGGACCTCACCGTGAAACCGCGACTGGCCGACCAGGAGCTCGCCGTCACCGTCCTCTATTGGGAGGGCACCGTGGGCCTGGAGGGCTCGCGTCAGGGCCAGCCCATCACGGGGCGCGGGTACGTGGAGCTGACGGGCTACGCGGACACGCAGGGGCCCCGGCGCCGGGAGTCGCAGGCGCGCGGCACACCGGACGCAGCCGCCACCCAAGCGCGGCCGTAG
- the dapE gene encoding succinyl-diaminopimelate desuccinylase, whose protein sequence is MASIDLAARLAQLTLELCRISSPITQEGPIADHVERWAHRHFQQDEVFRVGHTLLLGRLEDPRPTVALIGHLDTVPAHPSDAGREARIEGDRVFGLGASDMKGGLAVMMALAEDLRRDTLPVNLAFLFYEREEGAYAESGLIPLFEKRPDLAKVRFGIAMEPTDSVVQVGCVGSMQVTVRFTGRSAHSARPWQGENAIHKAGPFLTELLGRQRVEVNVAGFPFYEVINATLAKGGRARNVIPEAFELNLNYRFAPGKSIEQAKADVLALVDGRAEVEFTDASPSGPVVAGNPLFQKLMALTGLPAASKQAWTDVARFGEWGVDAINYGPGETAQAHQANESAPIPPLADAYEKLAAFLRGAV, encoded by the coding sequence ATGGCTTCCATCGACCTCGCCGCGCGGTTGGCCCAGTTGACGCTCGAGTTGTGCCGCATCTCCAGCCCCATCACCCAGGAGGGGCCCATCGCCGACCACGTCGAGCGTTGGGCGCACCGGCACTTCCAACAGGACGAGGTCTTCCGGGTGGGCCACACGCTGCTGCTCGGGCGGCTAGAGGATCCGCGCCCCACGGTGGCCCTCATTGGCCACCTGGACACGGTGCCCGCGCACCCGAGCGACGCGGGCCGCGAGGCGCGCATCGAAGGTGACCGCGTCTTCGGCCTGGGCGCCTCGGACATGAAGGGCGGGCTGGCGGTGATGATGGCGCTGGCGGAGGACCTGCGCCGCGACACGCTGCCCGTCAACCTCGCCTTCCTCTTCTACGAGCGTGAGGAGGGCGCCTATGCGGAGAGCGGCCTCATCCCGCTGTTCGAGAAGCGCCCGGACCTGGCGAAGGTGCGTTTCGGCATCGCCATGGAGCCCACCGACAGCGTGGTGCAGGTGGGCTGCGTGGGCTCCATGCAGGTCACCGTCCGCTTCACCGGGCGCAGCGCGCACTCCGCGCGGCCGTGGCAGGGCGAGAATGCCATCCACAAGGCGGGTCCGTTCCTCACGGAGTTGCTCGGGCGTCAGCGCGTGGAGGTCAACGTCGCCGGCTTCCCGTTCTACGAGGTCATCAACGCGACGCTGGCCAAGGGCGGCCGCGCGCGCAACGTCATCCCCGAGGCCTTCGAGCTGAACCTCAACTACCGCTTCGCGCCGGGCAAGAGCATCGAGCAGGCGAAGGCGGATGTGCTCGCGCTCGTCGATGGCCGCGCGGAGGTGGAGTTCACGGACGCGTCGCCCAGCGGCCCGGTGGTGGCGGGCAATCCGCTGTTCCAGAAGTTGATGGCCCTTACCGGCCTGCCCGCGGCCTCGAAGCAGGCCTGGACGGACGTGGCGCGCTTCGGTGAGTGGGGCGTGGATGCCATCAACTACGGGCCCGGTGAGACGGCCCAAGCGCATCAGGCCAACGAGAGCGCGCCCATTCCTCCGCTCGCCGATGCGTACGAGAAGCTCGCGGCGTTTCTTCGCGGCGCGGTCTGA
- a CDS encoding ABC transporter permease produces MKGLLVRSSIRHLGRHPWLTGLSLLGIALGVAVVVSIDLASGSALRAFERSTDAVAGRATHQLVGGATGVPEAVYRDLRVRPGAPVAAPVVEGHVQAAVGDKRTLTVLGVDPFVEGPFRDYARGEAVGNVGTLLTEPGAVMLSARAARALGLTTGDTLPVRLEGLEKPLRVVGLLEPADEDTARALEALALMDVATAQELLGQTGRLTRVDLRLTGGEAQERAVAATLPQGLELVRAAARAGTVEQMTRAFRTNLTALSLLALVVGMFLIYNTMTFSVVQRRGLLGRLRALGITRRELFGLVLGEAAVLGAVGTALGLLLGVLLARGLVELVTQTLNDLYFVVSVRRLALEPFTLAKGLALGLGATLLAALVPAWEAARSPPVTTMRRSTLEDVSRGRAPRLAVCGLLVLAAGTGLLSWNTPSLLPAYGGLFSVLLGAALLVPWTTQFLCALAAQPLGAAFGLLGRMAARGVHTSLSRTAVALAALMVAVATTVGVGLMVSSFRGTVVSWLDTSLQADVFISPPSLVARRGGATMLPGLADTLRDTPGVIGSSTLRVANVRVDGVPTDLMAVDFSRTPVRPYTFKHGDAETAWRELESSPDTILVSEPFSFHRGVGVGDSVRLATDQGPRDFRVLGVYFDYGSDVGTLLLPRTTYEHWFDDRGISGVALYAAPGQDVDALVASVRERTGDTQALLVRANRSLRQASLDVFDRTFTITQVLRLLAIGVAFVGVLSALMALQLERAREFAVLRATGLTPEQLWGLVSLQTGLLGLLAGLFSVPLGVGLAYVLVHVINQRSFGWTLQLALTPQTMVQAVVLALVASALAGLYPAWKMARANAALALREE; encoded by the coding sequence GTGAAGGGGCTGCTGGTCCGCTCCAGCATTCGGCACCTGGGCCGTCACCCGTGGCTCACCGGCCTGTCGCTGCTGGGCATCGCGCTGGGCGTGGCGGTGGTGGTGTCCATCGACCTGGCCAGCGGCAGCGCCCTGCGCGCCTTCGAGCGCTCCACGGACGCCGTGGCCGGTCGCGCCACGCATCAGCTCGTGGGCGGCGCCACGGGCGTGCCGGAGGCGGTGTACCGGGATTTGCGCGTGCGCCCCGGAGCGCCGGTGGCCGCGCCCGTGGTGGAGGGCCATGTCCAGGCGGCGGTGGGCGACAAGCGCACGCTCACGGTGCTGGGCGTGGACCCCTTCGTGGAAGGGCCGTTCCGCGACTACGCCCGGGGCGAGGCCGTGGGCAACGTCGGCACGCTGCTCACCGAGCCGGGCGCGGTGATGTTGAGCGCCCGGGCCGCGCGCGCCCTGGGCCTGACGACGGGCGACACGTTGCCGGTGCGCCTGGAGGGACTGGAGAAGCCGCTGCGCGTGGTGGGGCTGCTGGAGCCCGCGGACGAAGACACCGCGCGAGCGCTGGAGGCGCTGGCGCTCATGGACGTGGCCACCGCGCAGGAGCTGCTGGGCCAGACGGGCCGGCTGACGCGCGTGGACCTGCGGCTCACGGGAGGCGAGGCGCAGGAGCGCGCGGTGGCGGCCACGCTGCCGCAGGGCCTGGAGCTGGTGCGCGCCGCCGCGCGGGCAGGCACGGTGGAGCAGATGACGCGGGCCTTCCGCACCAACCTCACCGCGCTGTCGCTGCTGGCGCTCGTGGTGGGGATGTTCCTCATCTACAACACGATGACGTTCTCCGTGGTGCAGCGGCGCGGGCTGCTCGGCCGTCTGCGCGCGCTGGGCATCACCCGGCGCGAGCTCTTCGGGCTGGTGCTGGGCGAGGCCGCCGTGCTGGGCGCGGTGGGCACGGCGCTGGGGCTGCTCCTGGGCGTGCTGCTGGCGCGTGGGCTGGTGGAGTTGGTCACCCAGACGCTGAATGACTTGTACTTCGTGGTGAGCGTGCGACGGCTGGCGCTGGAGCCCTTCACGCTGGCCAAGGGGCTGGCGTTGGGCCTGGGCGCGACGCTGCTGGCGGCGCTGGTCCCCGCGTGGGAGGCGGCGCGCTCGCCGCCGGTGACGACCATGCGCAGGTCCACGCTGGAGGACGTGTCGCGCGGCCGGGCCCCGCGACTGGCCGTGTGCGGCCTGCTGGTGCTGGCGGCGGGCACCGGGCTGCTGAGCTGGAACACCCCGTCCCTGCTGCCCGCCTACGGCGGCCTCTTCTCCGTGCTGCTGGGCGCGGCGCTGCTGGTGCCGTGGACCACCCAGTTCCTGTGCGCCCTGGCGGCCCAGCCGTTGGGCGCGGCGTTTGGACTGCTGGGCCGCATGGCCGCGCGCGGCGTACACACCAGCCTGAGCCGCACCGCCGTGGCCCTGGCGGCGCTGATGGTGGCGGTGGCCACCACGGTGGGCGTGGGCCTCATGGTGTCCAGCTTCCGGGGCACGGTGGTGTCGTGGCTGGACACGTCGCTCCAGGCGGACGTGTTCATCTCGCCCCCGTCCCTGGTGGCCCGGCGCGGCGGCGCCACGATGCTGCCGGGACTGGCCGACACGCTGCGCGACACGCCGGGCGTCATCGGCAGCAGCACCCTGCGCGTGGCGAACGTGCGCGTGGACGGCGTGCCCACGGACCTGATGGCCGTCGACTTCTCGCGCACACCCGTGCGGCCCTACACCTTCAAACACGGAGATGCGGAGACGGCGTGGCGCGAGCTGGAGTCCTCGCCCGACACGATCCTCGTCTCGGAGCCCTTCAGCTTCCACCGGGGTGTCGGCGTGGGGGACTCGGTGCGGCTGGCCACGGACCAGGGACCTCGCGACTTCCGCGTGCTGGGCGTGTACTTCGATTACGGCTCGGACGTGGGCACGCTGCTGCTGCCTCGCACCACGTACGAGCACTGGTTCGACGACCGGGGTATCAGCGGCGTGGCGCTGTACGCCGCGCCCGGCCAGGACGTGGACGCGCTGGTGGCCTCCGTGCGCGAGCGGACCGGTGACACGCAGGCGCTGCTGGTGCGCGCCAATCGCTCGCTGCGACAGGCCTCGCTGGACGTGTTCGACCGCACCTTCACGATTACGCAGGTGCTGCGGCTGCTCGCCATCGGCGTCGCCTTCGTCGGCGTGCTGAGCGCGTTGATGGCGTTGCAACTGGAGCGCGCGCGCGAGTTCGCCGTGCTGCGCGCCACGGGCCTGACGCCGGAGCAGCTCTGGGGGCTGGTGTCGCTCCAGACGGGATTGCTGGGACTGCTCGCGGGGCTGTTCTCGGTGCCGCTGGGCGTGGGGCTGGCCTACGTCCTGGTGCACGTCATCAACCAACGCTCCTTCGGGTGGACGCTCCAGCTCGCGCTCACGCCGCAGACGATGGTGCAGGCCGTGGTGCTGGCGCTGGTGGCCTCCGCGCTCGCCGGCCTGTACCCCGCCTGGAAGATGGCGCGCGCGAACGCCGCGCTGGCGCTGCGAGAGGAATGA